Proteins from one Streptosporangium becharense genomic window:
- a CDS encoding NAD(P)-dependent alcohol dehydrogenase: MRVHAYAAPAAAEPLVPTVIERRDVGPGDVLIEIKYAGVCHSDIHTVNGDWGPQPYPLVPGHEIVGVVTQVGAAVTRHRVGDRVGVGCMVGSCGRCANCRNGDEQYCLEGMVPTYAGTDRDGTTTQGGYSTHVVVDAGFVLSVPEGIDLAAAAPLLCAGITTYSPLRRWGAGPGKKVAVVGLGGLGHLAVKIAHAMGAEVTVLSQSLKKQEDGLRLGADHYHATGDPGTFARLAGRFDLIVNTVSAGIDVDAYLGLLALDGTLVNVGAPAEPLSLNVFSLIGARRSYAGSMIGGIAETQEMLDFCAAHGIGADIELIPADRINEAYGRVLASDVRYRFVIDTATLG, encoded by the coding sequence ATGCGCGTGCACGCCTACGCCGCACCGGCCGCCGCCGAGCCGCTGGTCCCCACGGTCATCGAACGGCGTGACGTCGGTCCCGGCGACGTGCTCATCGAGATCAAGTACGCCGGCGTCTGCCACTCCGACATCCACACCGTCAACGGCGACTGGGGGCCCCAGCCCTACCCGCTGGTCCCCGGCCACGAGATCGTCGGCGTCGTCACCCAGGTCGGCGCCGCCGTCACCCGGCACCGGGTCGGTGACCGCGTCGGAGTCGGCTGCATGGTCGGCTCCTGCGGCCGGTGCGCCAACTGCCGCAACGGCGACGAGCAGTACTGCCTGGAGGGCATGGTCCCCACCTACGCCGGCACCGACCGGGACGGCACCACCACCCAGGGCGGCTACTCCACCCACGTCGTCGTGGACGCCGGCTTCGTCCTGTCGGTGCCCGAGGGCATCGACCTCGCGGCCGCGGCGCCGCTGCTGTGCGCGGGCATCACCACCTACTCTCCGCTGCGCCGCTGGGGGGCCGGCCCGGGCAAGAAGGTCGCCGTCGTCGGCCTCGGCGGGCTGGGACACCTGGCCGTCAAGATCGCCCACGCCATGGGCGCCGAGGTCACCGTGCTCTCACAGTCGCTGAAGAAGCAGGAGGACGGCCTGCGGCTCGGAGCCGACCACTACCACGCCACCGGCGACCCCGGCACGTTCGCACGACTCGCCGGCCGGTTCGACCTGATCGTCAACACGGTCAGCGCCGGCATCGACGTCGACGCCTACCTCGGCCTGCTCGCACTCGACGGCACCCTGGTCAACGTCGGCGCCCCCGCCGAGCCGCTGAGCCTCAACGTGTTCTCCCTCATCGGCGCCCGGCGCTCCTACGCCGGATCGATGATCGGCGGCATCGCCGAGACGCAGGAGATGCTGGACTTCTGTGCCGCACACGGCATCGGCGCCGACATCGAGCTGATCCCGGCGGACCGGATCAACGAGGCCTACGGGCGTGTCCTGGCCTCCGACGTCCGCTACCGGTTCGTCATCGACACCGCCACCCTCGGCTGA
- a CDS encoding alpha/beta hydrolase, whose translation MPPPPNLDPDAAAIAAAIAATPPMRERGLAAIRHAMETTPLPAGLPVMASTEDHLIDGRWGEIPLRVHRPTPDERAPVLVYFHGGGMCLGSNHSFEPLARHLAHHSGATVVSVGYHLAPESPPPAQFDDAYTATLWTAEHAGELRVDPTRLAVAGDSAGGTLAAAVALAARDRGGPAISCQVLAYPGLDRDMAARSMSQHAQAPILSRDDVLFLNENADAGRGHPDSPYRIPAYAADLSGLPPAIVVTAECDPIRDWGERYAHRLRDAGVQTTHTRYPGTYHGFLAQSDHLARGRLAVAEIGALLRAKFTHPLPF comes from the coding sequence ATGCCCCCGCCACCCAACCTGGACCCCGACGCCGCGGCGATCGCCGCGGCCATCGCCGCGACGCCACCCATGCGCGAGCGCGGCCTCGCCGCGATCCGCCACGCCATGGAAACGACGCCGCTGCCCGCGGGCCTGCCGGTCATGGCCTCCACCGAGGACCACCTGATCGACGGACGGTGGGGGGAGATCCCGCTGCGCGTCCACCGCCCGACACCGGACGAGCGGGCACCGGTACTGGTGTACTTCCACGGCGGCGGCATGTGCCTGGGCTCCAACCACTCCTTCGAGCCACTGGCCCGGCACCTGGCCCACCACAGCGGCGCCACGGTGGTGTCGGTCGGATACCACCTCGCCCCGGAATCACCGCCGCCCGCCCAGTTCGACGACGCCTACACCGCCACCCTCTGGACCGCCGAACACGCCGGCGAACTACGCGTCGACCCGACCCGGCTCGCCGTCGCCGGCGACAGCGCAGGCGGCACCCTGGCCGCAGCGGTCGCCCTGGCCGCCCGCGACCGCGGCGGACCGGCCATCAGCTGCCAGGTGCTCGCCTACCCCGGCCTCGACCGGGACATGGCCGCCCGCTCGATGTCCCAGCACGCGCAGGCCCCCATCCTGAGCCGCGACGACGTCCTGTTCCTCAACGAGAACGCCGACGCCGGACGAGGCCACCCCGACAGCCCGTACCGCATCCCCGCCTACGCCGCCGACCTGAGCGGCCTGCCACCGGCCATCGTGGTGACGGCCGAATGCGACCCGATCAGGGACTGGGGCGAGCGCTACGCCCACCGGCTGCGCGACGCCGGGGTCCAGACCACCCACACCCGATACCCGGGCACCTACCACGGCTTCCTCGCCCAATCGGACCACCTCGCCAGGGGCCGCCTCGCCGTCGCCGAGATCGGCGCGCTGCTGCGCGCGAAGTTCACCCACCCGCTGCCCTTCTGA
- a CDS encoding NAD(P)/FAD-dependent oxidoreductase produces MPAHPARGPGSPRDHPGSPAVNTTPHLLIVGAGQAGAHLAGSARDQGWKGPITLIGGEPHAPYTRPPLSKTFLKGQTPLSSLALRSDAYYTQHRIDLVVDEHIDHIELAGDGTGTATAATGRRWRFDRLALATGARPRHLPIEHADLDGVLTLRDLHDAQALAQRLTTATALVVIGGGFIGLEVAATATAAGVPTTVVEAAPTLMNRVVSAATAKIVATAHRAAGVRIRTGVRPLRLRGTNGTITAVELDDGDELPADLVVIGVGAQPRDELARAAGLHCDNGIVVDAHCLASDGHTIAVGDCANLPDPSPASDGTVRLRLESVDNAVEQATSAAGTLTGLHRPYRSVPWFWSDQGNLKLQIAGLARPDDEIVLRTGRRPGQHTTLRYRGSRLVAAECLNSPADFLAVRRALGEETPLPRVTAADTGLSLKEHLAAARTPR; encoded by the coding sequence ATGCCAGCTCATCCTGCGCGAGGGCCAGGAAGTCCACGTGACCATCCCGGAAGCCCAGCTGTGAACACCACACCCCACCTGCTCATCGTGGGCGCCGGCCAAGCCGGCGCCCACCTCGCCGGCAGCGCCCGGGACCAGGGATGGAAAGGACCCATCACCCTCATCGGAGGCGAACCACACGCCCCCTACACCCGCCCCCCATTGTCCAAGACATTCCTCAAAGGCCAGACCCCGCTGTCGTCACTCGCGCTACGCAGCGACGCCTACTACACCCAGCACCGCATCGACCTGGTAGTGGACGAACACATCGACCACATCGAACTGGCCGGCGACGGAACCGGCACGGCCACCGCCGCCACCGGCCGCCGCTGGAGGTTCGACCGCCTCGCGCTGGCCACCGGCGCACGCCCCCGCCACCTGCCGATCGAGCACGCCGACCTCGACGGCGTGCTGACACTACGCGACCTCCACGACGCGCAAGCCCTCGCCCAACGCCTGACCACCGCCACCGCCCTGGTCGTCATCGGCGGCGGCTTCATCGGCCTGGAGGTGGCCGCCACCGCCACGGCGGCCGGCGTGCCCACAACGGTGGTCGAAGCCGCACCCACACTGATGAACCGCGTCGTCAGCGCGGCCACAGCAAAGATCGTCGCAACCGCGCACCGCGCCGCCGGAGTACGGATCCGCACCGGAGTACGCCCGCTCCGCCTGCGCGGCACGAACGGCACGATCACGGCGGTCGAACTGGACGACGGCGACGAACTGCCCGCAGACCTCGTCGTCATCGGCGTGGGCGCCCAACCACGCGACGAACTCGCCCGCGCCGCCGGCCTGCACTGCGACAACGGAATCGTCGTGGACGCCCACTGCCTGGCCTCCGACGGCCACACCATCGCCGTAGGGGACTGCGCGAACCTCCCCGACCCTTCCCCCGCGTCGGACGGCACCGTCCGGCTACGGCTGGAAAGCGTCGACAACGCCGTCGAGCAGGCCACCTCGGCCGCCGGCACGCTGACCGGCCTGCACCGCCCCTACCGCAGCGTCCCATGGTTCTGGTCCGACCAGGGAAACCTCAAACTGCAGATCGCCGGACTGGCCCGGCCGGACGACGAGATCGTGCTCCGCACAGGCCGACGCCCCGGACAACACACGACACTGCGCTATCGGGGCTCACGACTGGTCGCCGCCGAATGCCTCAACAGCCCCGCCGACTTCCTGGCGGTACGCCGGGCCCTCGGTGAGGAGACCCCCCTGCCGCGGGTGACGGCCGCGGACACCGGTCTGTCACTGAAAGAACACCTCGCCGCCGCCCGGACACCCCGGTGA
- a CDS encoding nitroreductase family deazaflavin-dependent oxidoreductase — translation MPLIGEYEPSTVGFVAEQVELYERTGGAEGDTLQGRPVVILTTRGARSGKIRKTPLMRISDGTRYAVVASQGGAPTNPFWYHNITADPHVSLQDGAVARDYVARRVEGEEREKWWAMAVRTWPDYEKYQKLTNRDIPVFVLDPIP, via the coding sequence ATGCCACTGATCGGCGAGTACGAACCCAGCACGGTCGGCTTCGTCGCCGAGCAGGTGGAGCTCTACGAACGCACCGGCGGTGCGGAGGGCGACACCCTGCAAGGCCGCCCCGTCGTCATCCTCACCACCAGGGGCGCCAGATCCGGGAAGATCCGCAAGACGCCGCTGATGCGCATCTCCGACGGCACCCGCTACGCCGTCGTCGCCTCCCAGGGGGGAGCACCCACGAACCCCTTCTGGTACCACAACATCACGGCCGACCCGCACGTCTCGTTGCAGGACGGCGCGGTCGCCCGCGACTACGTCGCACGCCGCGTCGAGGGTGAGGAGCGCGAGAAGTGGTGGGCCATGGCCGTGCGGACCTGGCCCGACTACGAAAAGTATCAAAAGTTAACTAATCGTGACATTCCGGTCTTCGTTCTCGACCCCATCCCATGA
- a CDS encoding SMP-30/gluconolactonase/LRE family protein, producing MADTAADPFADARVLTARRLSGGYTWAECPRWHDGALWLSDMYAHRIVRLDDDGTPHTVVDLSLRTSADGTEVIPGGFGWLPDGRLIVTSMHERLVLAFDGERLTEHADLRPLASGPVNDMVVDGDGRAYVTQLGFELFQGEEPRDSPLLAVEPDGTAHALTDLGGMSGANGIAITADGRRVLTAEAFANRITVLDRDEHGRLDNRRVFAPTPSLPDGICLDDDGGVWAGMPGVPAVARFTEGGTVTDLVPFDATQALPPACVLGGTDRRTLYICAGLDVLDWQESRRNRRGTIWQVPVQATGGANRP from the coding sequence GTGGCCGACACCGCCGCCGATCCGTTCGCCGACGCCCGCGTCCTCACCGCCCGCCGCCTGTCGGGCGGGTACACCTGGGCCGAATGCCCCCGCTGGCACGACGGGGCACTGTGGCTCAGCGACATGTACGCCCACCGCATCGTCCGCCTGGACGACGACGGCACCCCGCACACCGTGGTCGACCTGTCCCTGCGGACCTCCGCCGACGGCACCGAGGTCATCCCCGGCGGATTCGGCTGGCTGCCCGACGGCAGACTGATCGTCACCTCGATGCACGAACGGCTCGTCCTGGCCTTCGACGGCGAGCGGCTCACCGAACACGCCGACCTGCGGCCACTGGCGAGCGGACCGGTCAACGACATGGTCGTCGACGGCGACGGCCGCGCCTACGTCACCCAGCTCGGCTTCGAACTGTTCCAGGGCGAGGAACCACGCGACTCGCCCCTGCTGGCCGTGGAACCCGACGGCACCGCGCATGCCCTGACCGACCTGGGCGGCATGTCCGGCGCCAACGGCATCGCGATCACCGCCGACGGACGCCGCGTGCTGACCGCCGAGGCCTTCGCCAACCGCATCACCGTGCTGGACCGCGACGAACACGGCCGCCTGGACAACCGGCGCGTCTTCGCCCCCACCCCCTCCCTGCCGGACGGCATCTGCCTGGACGACGACGGCGGCGTCTGGGCGGGAATGCCCGGCGTCCCCGCCGTGGCCCGCTTCACCGAGGGCGGCACCGTCACCGACCTGGTGCCCTTCGACGCCACCCAGGCCCTGCCGCCCGCCTGCGTGCTCGGCGGCACCGACCGGCGCACCCTGTACATCTGCGCCGGCCTGGACGTCCTGGACTGGCAGGAGTCCCGGCGCAACCGCCGCGGGACCATCTGGCAGGTCCCGGTCCAGGCGACCGGCGGAGCCAACCGCCCCTGA
- a CDS encoding tyrosine-type recombinase/integrase — translation MRPVEVNRLSVAESADRYVELVRAKVSTGALSMSTAEVYARDVATFVRLAGERVVLDDMTGEDVDAVLLAFARKPDGRRAGRDGEGGQSASSQARFRRSVSALFKHAVLAGWVQINPMAAATVTARERGGLRAERRALTREQAQGLIGAARELGGDGADGGTPAGGAASGAGRARRRDQRTESRDGLIVLMLSTIGPRVSELVRANVEDFYTNDGVRYWRIFGKGGRTRDVPLPGDVARALEEYLARGRGDSPDKALLLSWRGRRLARGDVQAVIDRVQRRVEPDRRRSVTPHGLRHTTATHLLADAVDMDAVRRVLGHSDLATLGRYRDELPGELEVAMRSHPLLRGPSASG, via the coding sequence ATGCGGCCAGTCGAGGTGAACCGTCTCAGCGTGGCGGAGTCGGCCGACCGGTATGTGGAGCTGGTGCGGGCGAAGGTCTCCACCGGTGCCCTGTCGATGTCGACGGCGGAGGTGTACGCGCGGGATGTGGCGACCTTCGTGCGGCTGGCGGGTGAGCGGGTGGTGCTGGACGACATGACGGGTGAGGACGTCGACGCCGTCCTGCTGGCCTTCGCCCGCAAGCCGGACGGGCGGCGGGCCGGCCGGGATGGCGAGGGGGGGCAGTCGGCCTCCTCCCAGGCGCGGTTCCGGCGGTCGGTGTCGGCGCTGTTCAAGCACGCGGTGCTGGCCGGGTGGGTGCAGATCAACCCGATGGCCGCGGCGACGGTGACGGCCAGGGAGCGCGGCGGCCTGCGGGCCGAGCGGCGGGCGCTGACCCGGGAGCAGGCCCAGGGGTTGATCGGGGCGGCGCGGGAGCTGGGCGGGGACGGCGCGGACGGCGGGACGCCCGCGGGCGGGGCGGCTTCGGGAGCGGGCCGGGCCCGGCGCAGGGATCAGCGTACCGAGTCGCGTGACGGGCTGATCGTGCTGATGTTGTCGACGATCGGGCCGCGGGTGTCGGAGCTGGTGCGGGCGAACGTGGAGGATTTCTACACCAACGACGGGGTGCGGTACTGGCGGATCTTCGGCAAGGGGGGCCGGACGCGGGACGTGCCGCTGCCGGGTGACGTGGCGCGGGCGCTGGAGGAGTATCTCGCGCGGGGGCGGGGGGATTCGCCGGACAAGGCGTTGTTGTTGTCGTGGCGGGGCAGGCGGCTGGCGCGGGGAGATGTGCAGGCGGTGATCGACCGGGTGCAGCGGCGGGTGGAGCCGGATCGGCGGCGCTCGGTGACTCCGCACGGGTTGCGGCACACCACGGCGACGCATCTGCTGGCCGACGCCGTGGACATGGACGCGGTGCGCCGGGTGCTGGGGCACAGTGATCTGGCGACGCTGGGGCGTTACCGCGACGAGCTGCCCGGGGAGCTGGAGGTGGCGATGCGTTCGCATCCGCTGCTTCGGGGGCCGTCGGCTTCGGGGTAG
- a CDS encoding serine hydrolase domain-containing protein: MTAADHTDPRLGRALDHALELGEIGIAVAAYHRGELIVDAVAGVTDVTTGTPVDERTLFPVFSVTKGVTAAALHLQAERGLVDLQAPIARYWPEFAAAGKHTVTVEQALSHRAGIPQMPAGVTPQLLADWQWMTDRIAHLTPRYEPGTTNAYHVLVWGWIIGEVVRRTDPAHRPFDVFVTEEICAPLGVTDFHLGVPDDDLGRVATLYGGDAFTIADQHDISPRAVFPGSQVHNQPVMRQAVDPGAGAITTAASVARIFAMLAEGGRLDGVRLLSPDRIATFTRPRTDAHAPDQVLTIPVWFGANGFWLGGEPGASDPLVGDHRSIIYSPGAGGSVAWADLRDRIAVAICHNNMDAPVSAGPGSTFEPVVRAVREIIAERERSTR; the protein is encoded by the coding sequence ATGACAGCCGCAGACCACACCGATCCCCGCCTCGGCCGAGCCCTCGATCACGCGCTGGAACTGGGGGAGATCGGCATCGCCGTCGCCGCCTACCACCGAGGCGAACTGATCGTCGACGCCGTCGCCGGGGTCACCGACGTCACCACGGGCACGCCCGTCGACGAACGCACCCTGTTCCCGGTGTTCTCCGTGACCAAGGGCGTCACCGCGGCCGCGCTCCACCTGCAGGCCGAACGCGGACTGGTCGACCTGCAGGCGCCGATCGCCCGGTACTGGCCCGAGTTCGCCGCAGCCGGCAAGCACACCGTCACGGTCGAGCAGGCACTGTCACACCGGGCGGGCATCCCGCAGATGCCCGCGGGCGTCACCCCGCAACTCCTGGCCGACTGGCAGTGGATGACCGACCGCATCGCCCACCTCACCCCCCGCTACGAGCCGGGCACCACCAACGCCTACCACGTCCTGGTCTGGGGCTGGATCATCGGCGAGGTCGTACGCCGCACCGACCCGGCGCACCGCCCCTTCGACGTCTTCGTCACCGAGGAGATCTGCGCGCCGCTCGGCGTCACCGACTTCCACCTCGGGGTGCCCGACGACGACCTCGGCCGGGTGGCCACCCTGTACGGCGGCGACGCGTTCACGATCGCCGACCAGCACGACATCAGCCCCCGGGCGGTCTTCCCCGGCTCCCAGGTGCACAACCAGCCGGTCATGCGACAGGCCGTGGACCCCGGAGCCGGCGCGATCACCACCGCGGCCTCGGTGGCCAGGATCTTCGCGATGCTCGCCGAGGGCGGGCGACTCGACGGCGTCCGGCTGCTGTCACCCGACAGGATCGCCACGTTCACCCGCCCCCGCACGGACGCGCACGCCCCCGACCAGGTGCTGACCATCCCGGTGTGGTTCGGCGCCAACGGGTTCTGGCTCGGCGGCGAACCAGGCGCCTCCGACCCCCTCGTGGGAGACCACCGCTCCATCATCTACAGCCCCGGCGCGGGAGGCTCCGTGGCCTGGGCCGACCTGCGCGACCGGATCGCGGTCGCGATCTGCCACAACAACATGGACGCCCCGGTGAGCGCCGGACCCGGCAGCACCTTCGAACCCGTGGTGCGGGCCGTCCGCGAGATCATCGCCGAGCGTGAGAGGAGCACGCGATGA
- a CDS encoding 2Fe-2S iron-sulfur cluster-binding protein, whose product MPKIFYTQPDGRQTALEATAGDSVMQTAVRNGVSGIVGQCGGSLSCATCHVFLAEENTDDFPPVGDDEDEMLDCAATERQDNSRLSCQLILREGQEVHVTIPEAQL is encoded by the coding sequence TTGCCGAAAATCTTCTACACCCAGCCCGACGGCCGCCAGACAGCCCTGGAAGCGACCGCCGGCGACTCCGTCATGCAGACCGCGGTCCGCAACGGCGTCTCCGGCATCGTCGGCCAGTGCGGCGGCTCCCTATCGTGCGCGACCTGCCACGTCTTCCTCGCCGAGGAGAACACCGACGACTTCCCCCCCGTCGGCGACGACGAGGACGAGATGCTCGACTGCGCCGCCACCGAACGCCAGGACAACTCCCGCCTGTCATGCCAGCTCATCCTGCGCGAGGGCCAGGAAGTCCACGTGACCATCCCGGAAGCCCAGCTGTGA
- a CDS encoding cytochrome P450, producing the protein MTTHHDAGTEFPFAARPAAEAVQHLRRLMADRPMTKVTMPHGGDVWIVHRNQAARQMLSDQRFVREPFRTGEREVPFFVPFPDFLRTTLQFEDPPQHTKLRKLVQKAISPRRVRDMRDSAAAFANQLIDTMITRGGVRNLVAEYAVPLPIEMLSSLLGVPSADREKFERWSSSTLSVAGRTEQEITADMGELAAYMTDLIAKRRAEPHDDLLSSLAHAHERDETLTDAEILPIAFLLIVGGFDNTANFLTTGVLSLLRSDEQRALFMTDPDALAPTAAEEILRHGAFMMGQPVGGGGGLVPFVATQDVIIDGQLITAGEAVSIDPTAANHDPDAVTDPGRFDITRTDNPHLMLSYGLHHCLGAPLARMELQVGMAEIFKRLPNLRLAGEPVVRYDVLTQPMTDLPVTW; encoded by the coding sequence ATGACCACCCACCACGACGCCGGCACCGAGTTCCCCTTCGCGGCCCGGCCCGCGGCCGAAGCCGTGCAACACCTGCGGCGCCTCATGGCCGACCGCCCGATGACCAAGGTCACCATGCCCCACGGCGGCGACGTCTGGATCGTGCACCGCAACCAGGCGGCACGGCAGATGCTCAGCGACCAGCGGTTCGTCCGGGAACCGTTCCGCACGGGGGAGCGGGAGGTGCCGTTCTTCGTGCCCTTCCCCGACTTCCTTCGCACGACGCTCCAATTCGAAGACCCACCCCAGCACACCAAGCTCCGCAAACTGGTGCAAAAAGCGATCTCGCCGCGACGCGTACGCGACATGCGGGACTCAGCCGCCGCCTTCGCCAACCAACTGATCGACACCATGATCACCCGCGGCGGGGTACGCAACCTCGTCGCCGAATACGCGGTACCACTGCCGATCGAAATGCTCAGCTCACTGCTCGGCGTCCCCTCGGCCGACCGCGAGAAATTCGAACGATGGAGCTCCTCCACCCTGTCGGTCGCAGGCAGAACCGAGCAGGAGATCACCGCCGACATGGGCGAACTCGCCGCCTACATGACCGACCTGATCGCCAAACGACGGGCCGAACCGCACGACGACCTGCTCAGCTCCCTGGCCCACGCCCACGAACGCGACGAAACCCTCACCGACGCTGAAATCCTGCCCATCGCGTTCCTGCTCATCGTCGGAGGCTTCGACAACACCGCCAACTTCCTGACCACCGGCGTACTGTCACTGCTGCGCTCCGACGAACAACGCGCACTCTTCATGACCGACCCCGACGCCCTGGCCCCCACAGCGGCCGAAGAAATACTGCGCCACGGCGCCTTCATGATGGGCCAACCGGTAGGAGGAGGCGGCGGCCTCGTCCCCTTCGTCGCAACACAAGACGTGATCATCGACGGCCAACTGATCACCGCCGGCGAAGCCGTCAGCATCGACCCCACCGCCGCCAACCACGACCCCGACGCCGTAACCGACCCCGGCCGCTTCGACATCACCCGCACCGACAACCCGCACCTGATGCTCAGCTACGGCCTGCACCACTGCCTCGGCGCACCACTGGCCCGCATGGAACTGCAGGTCGGAATGGCAGAGATCTTCAAGCGGCTCCCGAACCTGCGGCTGGCAGGCGAACCCGTGGTCCGCTACGACGTACTGACCCAGCCGATGACCGACCTGCCGGTCACCTGGTGA
- a CDS encoding glycoside hydrolase family 13 — protein sequence MLRRTPLFGRKTRVTFTLPADRPAGVVSVVGDFNGWEPGLHELRRRRNGRRTVSVILPAGTHRFRYLATGGLWFDDDTADHIDDHGSIMHL from the coding sequence ATGCTCAGGCGCACACCGCTGTTCGGCCGCAAAACCCGCGTCACCTTCACCCTGCCCGCCGACCGGCCCGCCGGTGTCGTCAGCGTCGTCGGCGACTTCAACGGCTGGGAGCCCGGGCTGCACGAACTACGCCGCCGCCGCAACGGCCGGCGAACCGTGTCGGTCATCCTGCCCGCCGGCACCCACCGCTTCCGCTACCTGGCCACCGGCGGCCTCTGGTTCGACGACGACACCGCCGACCACATCGACGACCACGGCAGCATCATGCACCTGTGA
- a CDS encoding SDR family NAD(P)-dependent oxidoreductase, whose protein sequence is MDLLSFHDRVVIVTGAGRGIGRAHALLLAARGAAVVVADLGSSVDGSGVEDDNPASAVVAEIRTAGGQAVACRADVATESGAAAVVETALTEFGRLDAVVNNAGIVRTGRFDEVPAEEYRRHLDVHFFGSLYVCRAAWPHLIASGTGRVVNTVSAAMLGNPLMTHYGSSKGAVFSLTRNLAVEGAPHGVLVNALAPGAGTRMAENSADSLSPDVLQYMRTQLLPEHVAPVAAYLTHPSCRVSGEVLNAAGGGVSRLAVVTTRGIHDPGLTIETVADRFDDIMALTPEAQPQTITAAQPHSA, encoded by the coding sequence GTGGACCTGCTTTCCTTCCACGACCGCGTCGTGATCGTGACCGGCGCCGGACGCGGCATCGGCCGGGCACACGCCCTGCTGCTCGCCGCCCGCGGAGCCGCCGTCGTCGTCGCCGACCTCGGCTCCAGCGTGGACGGCTCCGGCGTCGAGGACGACAACCCGGCCTCCGCCGTCGTCGCCGAGATCCGTACCGCCGGCGGGCAGGCCGTCGCCTGCCGGGCCGACGTCGCCACCGAGAGCGGCGCCGCCGCGGTGGTCGAAACCGCCCTGACCGAATTCGGCCGGCTGGACGCGGTGGTGAACAACGCCGGCATCGTCCGGACCGGGCGCTTCGACGAGGTCCCGGCCGAGGAGTACCGGCGCCACCTCGACGTGCACTTCTTCGGCTCGCTGTACGTCTGCCGCGCGGCCTGGCCGCACCTGATCGCCTCCGGCACCGGCCGGGTGGTCAACACCGTCTCCGCCGCGATGCTCGGCAACCCGCTGATGACGCACTACGGCAGCTCCAAGGGAGCCGTCTTCTCCCTCACCCGCAACCTCGCCGTCGAAGGCGCCCCGCACGGCGTGCTGGTCAACGCCCTGGCACCCGGGGCCGGCACGCGCATGGCCGAGAACTCGGCCGACTCGCTCTCCCCGGACGTGCTGCAGTACATGCGCACCCAACTCCTGCCCGAGCACGTGGCCCCGGTGGCCGCCTACCTCACCCACCCCTCCTGCCGGGTGAGCGGCGAGGTCCTCAACGCCGCCGGAGGCGGCGTCAGCAGGCTCGCCGTCGTCACCACCCGGGGCATCCACGACCCCGGCCTGACCATCGAGACGGTCGCCGACCGGTTCGACGACATCATGGCCCTCACCCCCGAGGCGCAGCCGCAGACCATCACCGCGGCGCAGCCCCATTCCGCCTGA
- a CDS encoding SDR family NAD(P)-dependent oxidoreductase — protein MSAAHDLFGGGVAVITGAGAGIGAGLARYAARELGMTVVLADVDTTAITALRTELQQQGAHALDVACDVRDPDAVERLAETTLSEAGPVRLLVNNAGVEQFGYLWDTPVANWERLVTINISGVFHGVRAFLPRMMADPGRSWVWNLSSVGGVSAGPLQAPYIMSKHAVLALTECLHQEVELAGHGHHVHVQAVLPGAVTSNIFESAGAVDDGDVTAAEDHRSAMLQIKAQAMDPLDAARVFFDQAAAQEFYLLSQPFVADAMAARADTLLHRRPPHLPRGEFSVPAP, from the coding sequence ATGAGCGCGGCACACGACCTGTTCGGCGGCGGCGTCGCGGTGATCACCGGAGCCGGTGCGGGCATCGGCGCCGGCCTGGCCCGCTACGCCGCCCGCGAACTCGGCATGACCGTGGTACTCGCCGACGTCGACACCACGGCGATCACCGCCCTGCGGACCGAACTGCAGCAGCAGGGCGCCCACGCCCTCGACGTCGCCTGCGACGTGCGCGACCCCGACGCCGTCGAACGCCTGGCCGAGACCACCCTCAGCGAAGCCGGCCCGGTCAGGCTCCTGGTCAACAACGCCGGGGTGGAACAGTTCGGCTACCTGTGGGACACCCCGGTCGCCAACTGGGAACGCCTGGTGACGATCAACATCAGCGGGGTCTTCCACGGCGTCCGCGCATTCCTGCCGCGCATGATGGCCGACCCCGGCCGGTCGTGGGTGTGGAACCTGTCGTCGGTCGGCGGGGTCAGCGCCGGCCCGCTGCAGGCGCCCTACATCATGAGCAAGCACGCCGTCCTGGCACTCACCGAATGCCTGCACCAGGAGGTCGAACTCGCCGGCCACGGCCACCACGTCCACGTCCAGGCGGTGCTGCCCGGAGCCGTGACCTCGAACATCTTCGAGTCCGCCGGCGCCGTCGACGACGGAGACGTCACCGCCGCCGAGGACCACCGCTCGGCCATGCTGCAGATCAAAGCCCAGGCGATGGACCCCCTCGACGCCGCCCGCGTGTTCTTCGACCAGGCCGCGGCACAGGAGTTCTACCTGCTGTCGCAGCCCTTCGTCGCCGACGCCATGGCCGCACGGGCCGACACCCTGCTCCACCGCCGCCCCCCGCACCTGCCGCGGGGCGAGTTCTCCGTCCCCGCCCCCTGA